From candidate division KSB1 bacterium, a single genomic window includes:
- the mreD gene encoding rod shape-determining protein MreD: MRYLSYALLLGIGLVLQVGLLRFATILGVAPDLLLVATVVVALRRGQVAGMVFGFLAGLGVDLATSSVVGLSALSKTVVGFVAGLWSSDAVGLSRSASVLLLLLCATLHELLMAAALALTPGAGFGFLLLRWALPRTVYTLVVGLVVFLLLPEKVWHGRATTLFRGAL, translated from the coding sequence ATGAGATACCTTTCTTACGCATTGCTGCTCGGAATCGGTCTTGTGCTCCAGGTGGGGCTCCTAAGGTTCGCCACGATTCTCGGTGTGGCCCCTGATCTGCTACTGGTGGCCACGGTGGTCGTTGCGCTCCGTCGTGGTCAGGTAGCGGGTATGGTCTTCGGCTTCTTGGCTGGGCTGGGCGTTGATCTGGCCACCTCCAGCGTTGTGGGGCTGTCAGCGCTGAGCAAGACCGTCGTGGGGTTTGTGGCAGGCTTGTGGTCCAGCGACGCGGTGGGCTTGAGCCGGAGTGCCTCAGTGCTGCTTTTGCTCCTCTGTGCGACACTCCACGAGCTTCTCATGGCTGCGGCTCTGGCCCTTACGCCCGGCGCAGGGTTCGGTTTCTTGCTGTTGCGCTGGGCCTTACCACGCACGGTATACACCCTGGTGGTGGGGCTGGTGGTCTTTCTCCTTCTCCCAGAGAAGGTTTGGCACGGTCGTGCCACCACCCTGTTTAGGGGTGCCCTGTAG
- the mrdA gene encoding penicillin-binding protein 2 produces MVPADVSRNRLFFRVALYVAFGALALRLFQLQVLSAEHYARESERNRIRAVPIEATRGLIYDVNGTVLVENHPAYSVSVIPAEVTGRDSVLSLLGEILGLSREELALRIQRNRSGSFIPAKIAHQISELALAQLEEYRLDLPGVIFEVEPHRSYPLSPLAPHALGYLGEISPAELSVLREAGYTMGDLVGKKGLEKQYDRLLRGKRGFLYVEVDALGREIRALERPAPAPPQEGQGLLTGIDADMQAALVQAMAGKKGGAVFLNCRNGEVLAIGSFPPFDLEELSGVLAPQTWAAILNHPEKPLFDRAVQGAYPAGSTFKLVIAAAALETKALSPEFAVTCHGSLRLGTRTFDCWKSGGHGHLRMLDAIEQSCNVYFYNVGLQVDVDTWARFAKAFGFGQPTGIDLPNESPGNIPDRAFLDARYGKDAWTRGMMLNLAVGQGDLLVTPLQMAQLAMAIANEGTFYRPHIVRGILEPSDRSVTWIRVEARHVGVVSRETYAVLKQGMWRVVQGTHGTGAACRLPGVEVAGKTGTAQNPHGDDHAWFVGFAPFAAPEVAFAVFVENGGKGGAVAAPVARRVLEVYFNKRMSPAEVAAAPVGSRSADSH; encoded by the coding sequence ATGGTGCCAGCTGATGTCAGTCGCAATCGTCTTTTTTTCCGGGTAGCGCTCTACGTTGCTTTTGGCGCCCTCGCGTTGCGCCTTTTTCAATTGCAGGTGCTCTCTGCCGAACACTACGCACGCGAATCGGAGCGTAACCGCATTCGAGCCGTACCCATCGAGGCTACCCGCGGCCTCATCTACGATGTCAATGGCACGGTTCTGGTGGAAAATCACCCCGCCTATTCGGTCTCGGTAATCCCGGCCGAGGTAACCGGGCGCGACTCGGTGCTAAGTCTGCTGGGGGAGATACTGGGCCTATCCCGCGAGGAGCTAGCTTTACGCATTCAAAGGAATCGCTCCGGAAGCTTTATTCCTGCGAAGATCGCTCATCAGATTAGCGAACTGGCCCTGGCACAACTGGAGGAGTACCGCCTGGACCTGCCCGGTGTCATCTTCGAGGTGGAACCACATCGCTCTTATCCCCTTAGCCCTCTGGCACCCCACGCGTTGGGTTACCTGGGGGAGATCTCCCCAGCAGAGCTTAGTGTCCTGCGCGAAGCTGGCTATACAATGGGAGACCTGGTGGGCAAGAAGGGCTTAGAGAAACAGTATGATCGCCTACTACGCGGCAAAAGGGGCTTTCTGTACGTGGAGGTAGACGCACTGGGCAGGGAGATTCGCGCCCTGGAGCGACCGGCCCCGGCTCCTCCGCAAGAGGGCCAGGGCCTGCTCACCGGGATTGACGCGGACATGCAGGCCGCTCTCGTCCAAGCAATGGCCGGCAAAAAAGGTGGCGCGGTCTTTCTGAATTGTCGCAATGGCGAAGTCCTTGCCATTGGCAGCTTCCCCCCGTTCGATTTGGAGGAGCTGTCAGGGGTGCTCGCCCCCCAAACCTGGGCGGCCATCCTCAATCATCCGGAGAAGCCTTTGTTCGACCGCGCCGTGCAGGGAGCCTACCCTGCCGGTTCCACCTTTAAGCTGGTCATTGCCGCAGCCGCACTCGAGACCAAGGCTCTTAGCCCGGAGTTTGCTGTGACCTGCCACGGCTCTTTGCGCCTGGGTACCCGCACCTTCGATTGCTGGAAAAGCGGAGGACACGGCCACCTGCGAATGCTGGACGCCATCGAGCAGTCCTGTAACGTCTACTTCTACAACGTCGGCCTTCAGGTAGATGTCGATACGTGGGCTCGCTTTGCCAAAGCCTTTGGATTTGGCCAGCCAACAGGGATCGACCTGCCCAATGAGAGCCCCGGCAACATACCTGACCGCGCGTTCTTGGACGCGCGCTATGGAAAGGATGCCTGGACGCGTGGGATGATGCTCAATCTTGCTGTGGGACAAGGGGACCTGTTGGTTACCCCGCTGCAGATGGCCCAGCTGGCCATGGCGATAGCGAACGAAGGCACTTTCTACCGCCCCCACATCGTGCGCGGTATCCTGGAGCCCTCTGACCGCAGCGTCACCTGGATACGTGTGGAGGCACGCCATGTGGGCGTCGTGTCCCGTGAGACCTATGCCGTGCTGAAACAGGGGATGTGGCGCGTGGTCCAAGGCACCCACGGCACAGGGGCCGCGTGTCGCCTCCCCGGCGTGGAGGTAGCAGGCAAAACAGGCACGGCCCAGAACCCCCATGGCGACGACCATGCATGGTTCGTTGGCTTCGCGCCATTTGCGGCGCCCGAAGTGGCATTTGCCGTCTTTGTCGAGAACGGCGGCAAAGGGGGAGCTGTTGCCGCCCCCGTGGCCCGACGGGTACTAGAAGTCTACTTCAACAAACGCATGTCCCCAGCTGAGGTCGCGGCAGCTCCTGTGGGCTCACGTTCAGCGGATAGCC
- the mreC gene encoding rod shape-determining protein MreC produces the protein MRRRLPALLPPHEYSILAVLVFLAVALAASSTRTTMDTPRLAVLALVAKASRPFAALERWRELGRENELLRRANAQLVLENALLAEARAENERLRNLLGFSSQLPLEFVPARVIGTSTQGSVQAVILDVGNNRGLRKNMPVVCAEGLVGKLYVVGSDHALAQLLIDRNARVSARVQRSRVTGIVRSLQANRLLLEQVPKRADVQVGDVVVTSGLTPMFPPGLKIGTVTDVSEQNPGLFMSISIVPAADFGRLEEVLVVRGWSSQPARGQP, from the coding sequence ATGCGACGGCGTCTGCCCGCTCTGTTGCCACCTCACGAGTATAGCATCCTCGCGGTCCTGGTCTTCTTGGCAGTGGCTCTTGCCGCTTCCAGCACACGTACGACCATGGATACGCCGCGCCTGGCAGTGTTGGCGCTGGTGGCCAAAGCATCGCGACCCTTTGCAGCGCTGGAACGCTGGCGCGAGCTGGGAAGAGAGAACGAGTTGTTGCGCCGGGCTAACGCCCAGCTGGTGCTAGAAAACGCCTTGTTGGCCGAGGCCAGAGCCGAGAACGAACGCCTGCGCAATTTGCTTGGTTTTTCAAGCCAGTTACCCCTGGAGTTTGTTCCCGCACGGGTGATTGGTACCTCTACCCAAGGCTCGGTGCAGGCAGTCATCTTGGACGTTGGCAACAACAGAGGGCTGCGCAAGAACATGCCGGTGGTCTGTGCCGAGGGGTTGGTGGGCAAACTCTATGTGGTCGGCAGCGACCATGCTCTGGCTCAATTACTCATCGACCGGAACGCGCGAGTGAGCGCCAGGGTGCAGCGCAGTCGAGTGACGGGCATCGTGCGCAGTCTGCAAGCCAACCGCTTGTTGCTGGAGCAGGTGCCAAAACGAGCGGACGTGCAGGTGGGCGATGTGGTGGTAACCTCGGGTCTCACCCCAATGTTTCCTCCTGGACTGAAGATTGGTACGGTAACCGACGTCTCCGAGCAAAACCCAGGGCTGTTCATGTCAATCTCCATTGTCCCGGCTGCCGATTTTGGCCGTCTCGAAGAGGTCCTGGTTGTCCGTGGCTGGAGCAGCCAACCGGCACGGGGGCAGCCATGA